The Lacerta agilis isolate rLacAgi1 chromosome 5, rLacAgi1.pri, whole genome shotgun sequence genome has a segment encoding these proteins:
- the LOC117046744 gene encoding microsomal triglyceride transfer protein-like, with translation MSSPAASRYCWLLLFFFPSAAKENLEAPSFKSGILYQYRYSLGGQLRYLSRPSLQGSKLQAEALVDVHLVWRNPNNAGEHLLQVQIHGLQLHHDPEQSKSQTDNNDQPAQVSLNTTELEQPVFLHWKNGKVEGIYEDKAGSPLTLELKRGLVSLLQFQTHPGRVTEDDISGSCPVTYTVSKDSVLKTKDLHGCKRTKFGFSSVNKVFGVLWQPVSKSLYSVEGQLLKSALSEESHTISLNLKSSVGVDITSRQHLELVTQVPGSKELPGKSPQEALAAVLRKPQPINIASDPVKRTNTQYPTLKTYLKTLAKRRRRMDLSEASTTWHFCKVVQMLRDAKKKDILLLLKKAPEEMASFYVEAAVAAHSTASLMAVSEFLSFGSKKNAALLEKFFYAAAFSPRPSKELLRLVVDKLNGKKLEAATWETGNIVIGSLIGKLCQMKLCGLQEVRLEVDSIVQRLKNTKKDSERVIYLLSLKNALLPESIPVFLHYAEEGSATVSATALNALQRYSAQHISNTVKIALKRIFHEVQRRYSKISRLAAAEILLNNDPSPEDFTNILLATRELEPEMSRFLLSKIQSIVHSGHHPTRKVAKEVLSDPQINNYYFLSSEAGSSISFSGPLTATNDTLSTIGLDLLFSDIGILRKSTTSFNILSHGYQLQAAQVAIEAKGFEGILGGSAADGEDELMAGMSAALLDVQLRPIAFFEGYTDLMSKFFTSSGEPTNVVKGNVLLMDHLQAIPLQSGLQTVITLRGGLGLDVSADINVNLWEQEFKTGVETRGALTIDFQAELDAPFFQATVKTQTEVEMATNFNTAGRVSAMPVLMCLQLTEEEVAYREIFSVSESSANHSTTVRKGRWTTIPGRELPFHRANSEMCRILLAETMEQ, from the exons ATGAGCTCGCCGGCAGCTTCAAGATACTGCTGGctacttctctttttctttccctctgcaGCAAAAG AGAACCTGGAGGCACCATCTTTCAAGTCAGGAATCCTATACCAGTACCGCTACTCATTGGGTGGCCAGCTAAGATATCTGTCGAGGCCATCTTTGCAAGGAAGCAAGCTGCAGGCTGAAGCTCTGGTGGATGTGCATCTCGTGTGGAGAAATCCCAACAATGCCGGGGAGCACCTTCTCCAAGTCCAA ATCCATGGCCTACAACTCCATCACGATCCGGAACAAAGTAAGAGTCAAACTGATAACAATGATCAACCTGCCCAAGTTTCACTGAACACTACAGAACTGGAGCAGCCCGTTTTCCTGCATTGGAAAAATGGGAAG GTTGAAGGCATCTATGAAGACAAAGCTGGAAGCCCCTTAACTTTGGAGCTGAAGAGAGGCCTGGTCAGCCTTCTCCAGTTTCAGACCCACCCTGGGAGAGTGACTGAG GATGACATTTCTGGGAGCTGCCCAGTGACCTACACAGTCTCCAAGGATTCTGTTCTGAAGACAAAAGACCTACATGGCTGCAAAAGAACAAAGTTTGGATTCAGCTCTGTTAACAAG GTGTTTGGAGTCCTGTGGCAACCTGTAAGTAAAAGTCTTTATTCTGTGGAAGGACAGCTCCTCAAGTCCGCATTGTCCGAAGAAAGTCATACAATCTCTCTAAACCTCAAGTCTTCTGTTGGAGTTGATATCACCTCCAG gcaacaccttgaacttgtgACTCAAGTGCCTGGATCAAAAGAATTACCTGGGAAAAGTCCTCAGGAAGCCCTGGCGGCTGTGCTGAGAAAACCGCAACCCATTAACATAGCGAGCGACCCTGTCAAGAGGACCAACACCCAGTACCCAACT CTCAAAACTTACTTGAAAACACTGGCTAAAAGGAGACGCAGAATGGACCTCTCTGAGGCATCGACCACTTGGCATTTTTGCAAAGTTGTCCAGATGTTGCGGGATGCCAAGAAGAAGGACATCCTACTGTTGTTGAAGAAAGCACCAGAAGAGATGGC GTCCTTCTACGTTGAAGCTGCAGTGGCTGCCCATTCTACAGCTTCCTTGATGGCAGTGTCCGAATTTCTCAGTTTCGGGAGCAAAAAGAACGCCGCCTTGCTGGAGAAGTTTTTCTACGCTGCAGCCTTCTCCCCTCGCCCTTCAAAGGAGCTCTTGCGTCTGGTGGTA GATAAACTGAATGGAAAGAAACTTGAAGCAGCCACCTGGGAAACAGGGAATATTGTAATCGGCAGCCTGATTGGCAAGCTGTGCCAAATGAAACTGTGTGGTCTTCAA GAAGTAAGACTTGAAGTAGACTCCATCGTGCAAAGGCTCAAGAACACCAAGAAGGACTCTGAGAGGGTGATTTATCTGTTGTCCCTGAAAAATGCGCTGCTCCCAGAATCCATTCCCGTCTTCTTGCATTATGCAGAAGAGGGCTCTGCCACGGTCTCAGCCACAGCGCTGAACGCACTACAGAGGTACTCTGCACAGCACATCTCAAACACG GTTAAAATTGCATTGAAACGCATATTCCATGAAGTGCAGAGACGCTATTCAAAAATTTCAAGGCTGGCCGCTGCAGAAATCCTGTTGAACAATGATCCTTCGCCAGAGGATTTCACCAATATCCTGTTGGCCACCAGAGAACTTGAACCAGAAATGTCAAGATTTCTGCTGTCAAAAATCCAAAGCATCGTACACTCCGGTCATCATCCAACCAG GAAGGTTGCTAAAGAGGTTCTGAGTGACCCACAGATAAATAATTACTACTTCCTCTCCTCTGAAGCTGGCAGCTCCATCTCCTTCTCGGGACCATTGACAG CCACCAATGACACTCTCTCTACCATTGGCCTGGATCTCCTGTTCTCAGACATTGGCATCCTGAGGAAGAGCACCACCAGTTTCAATATCCTAAGCCATGGCTACCAGCTCCAAGCAGCTCAG GTGGCCATAGAAGCAAAAGGATTTGAGGGCATCCTGGGAGGCAGCGCAGCCGACGGAGAGGACGAATTGATGGCCGGCATGTCTGCTGCTCTGCTTGATGTCCAGTTACGGCCAATCGCTTTCTTTGAAGGATACACAGACCTGATGTCGAAGTTCTTCACGAGCTCAGGAGAACCCACAAATGTGGTCAAAGGGAACGTATTGCTGATGGACCATCTACAG GCAATCCCACTTCAGTCTGGTTTGCAAACTGTGATCACTCTCCGAGGAGGACTTGGGTTAGATGTTTCAGCTGACATCAATGTGAATTTGTGGGAGCAGGAGTTCAAAACAGGCGTCGAAACAAG GGGCGCACTGACCATTGATTTCCAAGCAGAACTGGATGCGCCATTTTTTCAAGCCACTGTCAAAACCCAAACAGAAGTCGAAATGGCCACAAACTTCAATACAGCTGGAAGAGTTTCTGCCATGCCCGTGCTCATGTGTCTGCAGCTTACAGAAGAAGAAGTCGCTTACAG AGAAATCTTCTCGGTCTCAGAATCCTCTGCAAACCACAGCACCACTGTCCGCAAAGGGAGATGGACCACCATCCCTGGGCGTGAGCTTCCCTTTCACCGAGCCAACTCTGAAATGTGCAGGATCCTGCTTGCAGAGACAATGGAACAATAA